A section of the Leptotrichia buccalis C-1013-b genome encodes:
- a CDS encoding MFS transporter: MKKNINRMIILMFLCIIVYNLGHPATPALIELRGWKKSISGELLAFMSTAMFISSPYLGALADRVGMKRIFVFMPFCYGMSQLIFGFETNLPLIFLARMISGFASGGTFAVAFGYVSQLSEKEEKAKNIAKVSSATVIGGAIGQKIGGYVATAMNDPRFSFALQFIGGSIVSIIILLIMKEIVKKDSNSEEEKSKKDLNPFATFRYIKELDGYSKFFCLIILLSGIGIYSYGSALNYFFKFYEKVSSDTIGTFVMCSSLLAFFGTAFLLGKLLKKFKEKSIYKFLIFTGIILMSVILFRVKFGVTPYILMAVYTMTYEIVRSLGNTIIAQRYKENQGKILGVASAVGSLGTAIGSLLSGHLLNFNPFFPFVVNIIVMSFVLILILVKKL, encoded by the coding sequence ATGAAAAAAAATATAAATAGGATGATAATATTGATGTTTTTGTGTATTATTGTTTATAATTTAGGACATCCTGCGACACCTGCACTAATTGAACTGAGAGGATGGAAGAAAAGTATTTCGGGGGAATTGCTGGCGTTTATGAGTACGGCTATGTTTATTTCTTCGCCTTATTTGGGGGCTTTGGCGGATAGAGTTGGGATGAAGAGGATATTTGTGTTTATGCCATTTTGTTATGGGATGTCGCAGCTTATATTTGGATTTGAGACTAATTTGCCACTTATATTTTTGGCAAGGATGATTTCGGGATTTGCTTCGGGAGGAACGTTTGCTGTGGCATTTGGATATGTGAGTCAGCTTTCTGAAAAAGAAGAAAAGGCAAAAAATATTGCTAAAGTAAGTTCTGCGACTGTAATTGGCGGAGCGATTGGGCAGAAAATAGGGGGATATGTCGCAACTGCTATGAATGATCCACGATTTTCTTTTGCATTGCAGTTTATTGGTGGGAGTATTGTTTCGATAATTATTTTGCTGATTATGAAAGAAATTGTGAAAAAAGATAGTAATTCAGAGGAAGAAAAAAGTAAAAAGGATTTGAATCCGTTTGCAACTTTTAGATATATTAAGGAATTAGATGGATATTCCAAGTTTTTTTGTCTTATAATTTTACTTTCAGGAATAGGAATTTATTCTTATGGAAGTGCTTTAAACTATTTTTTCAAATTTTATGAAAAAGTGTCTTCTGATACGATTGGAACATTTGTTATGTGTTCGTCATTGCTTGCTTTTTTTGGAACTGCATTTTTATTGGGGAAATTATTAAAAAAATTTAAAGAAAAAAGTATTTATAAATTTTTGATTTTTACTGGAATAATACTAATGTCAGTGATTTTGTTTAGAGTTAAGTTTGGTGTAACTCCGTATATTCTTATGGCTGTTTATACGATGACTTACGAAATTGTGCGTTCGCTTGGAAATACAATTATTGCTCAAAGATATAAAGAAAATCAGGGAAAAATACTGGGAGTGGCATCTGCGGTAGGTTCACTTGGAACTGCGATTGGTTCACTGCTTTCTGGACATTTATTGAATTTTAATCCATTTTTTCCATTTGTTGTGAATATTATTGTAATGTCTTTTGTATTAATTTTAATTTTAGTAAAAAAATTGTAA
- a CDS encoding YbaB/EbfC family nucleoid-associated protein has translation MVRKIKGAGNKSGGNQQDIIKQAQVMQQEMLKIQEGLKDKFVETSVAGGGITVKANGQKKIVDLSISLDVLKDAIEENDATIVSDLIVNAVNEILDKAEEMAEKEMEVVTGGVSIPGLF, from the coding sequence ATGGTTAGAAAAATAAAAGGAGCAGGAAACAAATCTGGTGGAAATCAACAAGATATAATCAAACAGGCTCAAGTAATGCAACAAGAAATGCTAAAAATCCAAGAAGGATTAAAAGATAAATTTGTAGAAACATCTGTTGCTGGTGGAGGAATTACTGTAAAAGCAAACGGACAGAAAAAAATTGTAGATTTATCAATTTCATTAGATGTATTAAAAGATGCAATTGAAGAAAATGATGCAACAATAGTTTCTGACTTGATTGTAAATGCAGTAAACGAAATTTTGGATAAAGCTGAAGAAATGGCTGAAAAGGAAATGGAAGTAGTTACTGGTGGAGTAAGTATTCCAGGATTATTTTAA
- a CDS encoding IMPACT family protein, with the protein MKTVKKETIIEFEEKKSKFIGYIKPVSTVIEAEKFIDSIKKMHPNATHNVPLYRVVENGQEYFKYNDDGEPSNTAGKPMAEILNILDVYNVAVVATRYFGGIKLGAGGLIRNYAKTAKLAVNEAEIVEYVEKSIFILDYDYEYTSEIETFLSANMGKFGIEILEKNYSSRVTMKISANDEIENELNGLQKIIVIKM; encoded by the coding sequence TTGAAAACTGTAAAAAAGGAAACAATAATTGAATTTGAAGAAAAAAAATCGAAATTTATCGGATATATTAAGCCAGTTTCAACAGTAATTGAAGCTGAAAAGTTTATTGATTCAATAAAAAAAATGCATCCAAATGCAACTCACAATGTTCCGCTTTATAGAGTGGTAGAAAATGGGCAAGAGTATTTTAAGTATAATGACGACGGAGAACCAAGTAACACAGCAGGAAAACCAATGGCCGAAATACTTAATATTCTGGATGTGTATAACGTGGCAGTAGTCGCTACAAGATATTTTGGCGGAATAAAACTGGGAGCAGGTGGACTTATAAGAAATTACGCTAAAACAGCAAAGTTAGCTGTTAATGAAGCGGAGATTGTGGAATATGTGGAAAAATCAATTTTCATTTTAGACTATGACTACGAATATACTTCAGAGATAGAGACATTTTTAAGTGCAAATATGGGTAAATTTGGTATAGAGATATTGGAAAAAAATTATTCCAGCAGAGTTACTATGAAAATATCAGCAAATGATGAAATTGAAAATGAACTGAATGGATTGCAGAAAATAATTGTAATAAAAATGTAA
- a CDS encoding phospho-sugar mutase, translating to MDYMKKYEYWLNSEAVDEKDKEELRSLAGNEKEIEDRFFKDLSFGTGGIRGVRGIGTNRINKYVIRKVTQGLANYMLKFDADKAKKQGIIIAHDCRIGSREYTLNAARVMAANGIKAYIYKSLRSTPELSFGVRYKGTMAGIVVTASHNPVEYNGYKVYWDDGAQVVDPHAPSIVDEVNKIKTLEEINVISEEEGKEKGLIIELDGQIDDDYIAAIKKQTLKTDIPGKEDFKIVYTPLHGTGGRPAKRILSDFGYSFEVVKEQIEPDGNFPTVVYANPEEKAAFKLGVKLADEIGAKLVMANDPDADRIGIAVKDDKNEWYYPNGNQVGLLLLQYLLNNKTDIPANAKVITTVVSTPMIDVVAPSKGVEVMKTLTGFKYIGEKIRQFENKELDGTYLFGFEESYGYLIGTHARDKDALVTSMVIAEMATYYDSIGSSIYEELQKLYKEFGYYLEGIKSVTLKGKDGIEQMAALMANLRENIKDELLGKKIKIKRDFFSHKEYNLEKGTEAEIKLPKENVLQFVLEDNTYITARPSGTEPKIKFYFSVNADSDENVKAKLDKTMKEFSEFLGL from the coding sequence ATGGACTACATGAAAAAATATGAATATTGGCTAAATTCAGAAGCAGTTGATGAAAAAGACAAAGAAGAATTAAGAAGTCTTGCCGGAAATGAAAAAGAAATCGAAGACAGATTTTTTAAAGATTTGAGTTTTGGAACAGGTGGAATTAGAGGGGTTCGTGGAATCGGTACAAACAGAATTAATAAATATGTTATTAGAAAAGTTACACAAGGTCTTGCAAATTATATGTTAAAATTTGATGCTGATAAAGCTAAAAAACAAGGAATTATAATTGCACACGACTGTAGAATAGGTTCTAGGGAATATACTTTAAATGCTGCCAGAGTTATGGCTGCTAATGGAATTAAAGCATATATCTATAAAAGTTTGCGTTCTACTCCGGAATTATCATTTGGGGTAAGATATAAAGGAACTATGGCTGGAATTGTTGTAACTGCGTCACATAATCCTGTTGAATATAATGGATACAAAGTTTATTGGGATGACGGAGCACAAGTTGTAGACCCTCACGCACCTTCAATCGTTGATGAAGTTAATAAAATCAAAACTCTTGAAGAAATCAACGTTATTTCAGAAGAAGAAGGAAAAGAAAAAGGCTTAATTATCGAATTGGACGGACAAATTGACGATGATTATATAGCAGCGATTAAAAAACAAACTTTAAAAACAGATATTCCAGGAAAAGAAGATTTCAAAATAGTTTATACTCCACTTCACGGAACTGGAGGAAGACCTGCGAAACGAATTTTATCAGACTTTGGTTACAGTTTTGAAGTTGTAAAAGAACAAATTGAACCAGACGGTAATTTCCCAACTGTAGTTTATGCAAACCCTGAAGAAAAAGCGGCATTCAAACTTGGTGTAAAATTGGCTGATGAAATCGGAGCAAAATTAGTTATGGCAAATGACCCGGATGCAGATAGAATCGGTATTGCTGTAAAAGATGATAAAAATGAATGGTATTATCCAAATGGAAACCAAGTTGGACTACTATTGTTACAATATCTATTAAATAATAAGACAGATATTCCTGCAAACGCAAAAGTTATCACAACAGTTGTTTCTACACCAATGATTGACGTTGTTGCACCTTCTAAAGGCGTTGAAGTAATGAAGACATTGACTGGATTTAAATATATTGGAGAAAAAATTAGACAATTTGAAAATAAAGAATTGGACGGAACGTATTTATTTGGATTTGAAGAAAGCTATGGATACTTGATTGGAACTCATGCAAGAGATAAAGATGCGCTGGTAACTTCAATGGTAATTGCTGAAATGGCTACTTACTATGATTCAATTGGAAGTTCAATTTATGAAGAATTGCAAAAATTATACAAAGAATTTGGATATTACTTGGAAGGAATAAAATCTGTAACTCTTAAAGGAAAAGATGGAATTGAACAAATGGCAGCTCTTATGGCTAACTTGAGAGAAAATATAAAAGACGAACTACTTGGTAAAAAGATAAAAATTAAACGTGATTTCTTCTCACATAAAGAATACAACTTGGAAAAAGGAACTGAAGCTGAAATAAAATTGCCAAAAGAAAATGTTTTACAATTTGTTCTGGAAGACAATACATATATTACAGCACGTCCATCTGGAACAGAGCCAAAAATTAAATTCTACTTTAGTGTAAATGCAGATTCAGATGAAAATGTAAAAGCAAAACTTGATAAAACAATGAAAGAATTTTCAGAATTCTTAGGATTATAA